In one Curtobacterium citreum genomic region, the following are encoded:
- the efeO gene encoding iron uptake system protein EfeO, with the protein MPFGSAARPLAARPLIALGALGAVAALTLTACSAGTPADDASSGSGKVSRVTITLTNDGSDACAVSTTKVPAGPVTFRVQNESSTAITEVELLQDQRILGEKENLAPGLAPVTFTATLTGGSYQVYCPGATKELTDFTVTGKAASTANSSAASLLADGATGYATYVDGQVDDMVSAVQQLQKDVDAGDLDAAKRDYAAARPFYEHIESDVDGFVKQGFSATDNKGNLDYLVDMRQSNLDDAVGWSGFHAVEKDLFQAGAITASTKQTAGDLTSNVQLLAKLVPTLQYKPEDLANGAAGLLEEVQSNKITGEEEAYSHIDLVDLAANVEGARQAFAYLKPGLTKVDPALTKQIAAQFDATNTMMDGFRDANALGGFSTWDDAAKAKDANRISQQVQALQDPLSRLAEKVATA; encoded by the coding sequence ATGCCGTTCGGTAGTGCCGCCCGCCCCCTGGCCGCCCGACCCCTGATCGCCCTCGGTGCCCTCGGCGCCGTCGCCGCCCTCACCCTGACCGCCTGCTCCGCCGGCACCCCCGCCGACGACGCGTCGTCCGGGTCGGGGAAGGTCTCCCGCGTCACCATCACCCTGACGAACGACGGCTCCGACGCCTGCGCCGTGTCGACCACGAAGGTCCCCGCAGGGCCCGTCACCTTCCGGGTGCAGAACGAGTCGTCGACCGCGATCACCGAGGTCGAGCTGCTGCAGGACCAGCGGATCCTCGGCGAGAAGGAGAACCTCGCGCCCGGGCTCGCCCCGGTGACGTTCACCGCCACGCTGACCGGCGGCAGCTACCAGGTCTACTGCCCCGGGGCGACGAAGGAGCTCACCGACTTCACCGTCACGGGGAAGGCGGCCTCGACCGCGAACAGCAGCGCCGCGAGCCTGCTCGCCGACGGAGCGACCGGCTACGCGACCTACGTCGACGGCCAGGTCGACGACATGGTGAGCGCCGTGCAGCAGCTGCAGAAGGACGTCGACGCCGGCGACCTCGACGCCGCGAAGCGGGACTACGCCGCCGCCCGCCCGTTCTACGAGCACATCGAGAGCGACGTCGACGGGTTCGTCAAGCAGGGCTTCTCGGCCACCGACAACAAGGGCAACCTCGACTACCTGGTCGACATGCGCCAGTCGAACCTCGATGACGCCGTCGGCTGGAGCGGGTTCCACGCCGTCGAGAAGGACCTGTTCCAGGCCGGTGCGATCACCGCGTCGACGAAGCAGACCGCGGGCGACCTGACGAGCAACGTGCAGCTCCTCGCGAAGCTCGTGCCGACGCTGCAGTACAAGCCCGAGGACCTGGCGAACGGTGCCGCCGGGCTCCTCGAGGAGGTCCAGTCGAACAAGATCACCGGGGAAGAGGAGGCGTACAGCCACATCGACCTCGTCGACCTGGCCGCGAACGTCGAGGGCGCCCGGCAGGCCTTCGCGTACCTCAAGCCCGGCCTGACGAAGGTCGACCCGGCCCTGACGAAGCAGATCGCCGCGCAGTTCGACGCGACGAACACGATGATGGACGGCTTCCGCGACGCGAACGCCCTCGGCGGCTTCAGCACGTGGGACGACGCCGCGAAGGCGAAGGACGCCAACCGCATCTCGCAGCAGGTCCAGGCGCTCCAGGACCCGCTGTCCCGCCTGGCCGAGAAGGTCGCGACGGCGTGA
- the efeU gene encoding iron uptake transporter permease EfeU, whose translation MIATLVIGLREGLEATLIVGIIAAFLRRNRAPLTPMWIGVGAAVALSIAVGFGLQLVEQALPQAEQEGMETVIGAVAVVFVTGMIVWMRTHARTLSKDLVASATAALGRGTAWALAGMAFLAVLKEGFETSVFLLATFQASADTGSAALGAVIGIAVAVLIGYGIYTGGVKLDLGRFFTGTGVFLVFVAGGLVLTALRHAHEAGWLVIGQQRTVDLGWLAPNGSLRGALVEGVLGIPADPRVVEVLGWVLYVVPVLAISLWPRVWRPSPQRVPRVRAVLAAAFAATAVVLAVAVPSGSGADLPRTVAVSGDARSVTASVDGDRAVLRVAGSGREAQITLPASAHRRVARAGTTADQWQVTEDVPSADRPTSLTLDQLVGLFGRVPVGVSPSTNPGPFAADWTVRDTVTLTTVDGGVLEATRSERDVLTLRGGGLPAARTTTLGRDVWAVPTADADRAATAVAAAQTRAAELRLWNAWLPLVLLVAAAAQAALAVRDRRRVSVPTTTTPGTDPSRGPPADVPARSLDHAVR comes from the coding sequence ATGATCGCCACCCTCGTCATCGGCCTCCGCGAAGGCCTCGAAGCGACGCTCATCGTCGGCATCATCGCCGCGTTCCTGCGTCGCAACCGCGCTCCGCTCACCCCGATGTGGATCGGCGTCGGCGCCGCGGTCGCCCTGAGCATCGCCGTCGGCTTCGGGCTGCAGCTCGTCGAGCAGGCCCTGCCGCAGGCCGAGCAGGAGGGCATGGAGACCGTCATCGGTGCCGTGGCGGTGGTGTTCGTCACGGGCATGATCGTGTGGATGCGGACCCACGCCCGCACGCTCTCGAAGGACCTCGTCGCCAGTGCGACCGCCGCCCTCGGCCGCGGCACCGCCTGGGCCCTGGCCGGCATGGCGTTCCTCGCGGTCCTCAAGGAGGGCTTCGAGACCTCGGTCTTCCTGCTCGCCACCTTCCAGGCGTCCGCGGACACCGGCTCCGCCGCCCTCGGCGCCGTGATCGGCATCGCCGTGGCCGTGCTCATCGGGTACGGGATCTACACCGGCGGCGTGAAGCTCGACCTCGGCCGCTTCTTCACGGGCACCGGCGTCTTCCTGGTCTTCGTCGCCGGTGGACTCGTCCTGACCGCCCTCCGCCACGCGCACGAGGCCGGCTGGCTCGTCATCGGTCAGCAGCGCACCGTCGACCTCGGCTGGCTCGCCCCGAACGGCTCGCTCCGCGGTGCGCTCGTCGAGGGCGTGCTCGGCATCCCCGCCGACCCCCGGGTCGTCGAGGTCCTCGGCTGGGTCCTCTACGTCGTCCCGGTCCTCGCGATCTCGCTCTGGCCGCGCGTCTGGCGGCCGTCGCCGCAGCGCGTCCCGCGGGTGCGCGCCGTCCTCGCCGCCGCCTTCGCCGCGACGGCCGTCGTGCTCGCGGTCGCCGTCCCGTCCGGCAGCGGCGCGGACCTGCCCCGCACGGTCGCCGTGTCCGGCGACGCGCGCTCCGTCACGGCGTCCGTCGACGGGGACAGGGCGGTCCTGCGGGTGGCCGGCAGCGGCCGGGAGGCACAGATCACCCTGCCCGCGTCGGCCCACCGCCGCGTCGCCCGGGCGGGCACCACCGCCGACCAGTGGCAGGTCACCGAGGACGTCCCGTCCGCCGACCGACCGACCTCGCTGACCCTCGACCAGCTCGTGGGGCTGTTCGGTCGCGTCCCGGTCGGCGTCTCCCCGTCGACGAACCCCGGCCCGTTCGCGGCGGACTGGACCGTCCGTGACACGGTGACCCTGACGACCGTCGACGGCGGCGTCCTCGAGGCGACCCGCTCGGAACGCGACGTGCTCACGCTCCGCGGTGGGGGCCTCCCGGCCGCTCGGACGACCACGCTGGGACGCGACGTCTGGGCCGTCCCGACCGCCGACGCGGACCGTGCGGCGACCGCCGTCGCCGCCGCGCAGACGCGCGCCGCTGAGCTCCGACTCTGGAACGCCTGGCTGCCCCTCGTGCTGCTCGTCGCGGCGGCCGCCCAGGCCGCGCTCGCGGTCCGCGACCGGCGCCGCGTCTCCGTCCCCACGACCACCACCCCCGGAACCGACCCGTCGCGCGGACCGCCCGCCGACGTCCCTGCAAGGAGCCTCGACCATGCCGTTCGGTAG
- a CDS encoding trimeric intracellular cation channel family protein, translated as MNLLSPEGLASVTNVLDLAGVLASALLGGSLARTMDFDLFGFLVVGFVSGLGGGMLRDTLLQNGPPVALVDPLYVPVAIAGALIAFFVSFSELTWDRLFTVLDAAVIGFWSVVGVQRTFDAGLGWPAAIIMGTITAVGGGAMRDLLLRRVPAVFGGNALYATVAVAASAVMVVASYLGSPTIGIIAAIVLSLGLRYGAVKRGWGLPNGRDWQPKSTLGALLQRGRRLRPDAVRLLRRPGRRSGVGSVRSDTGSVRTDHEPHTDD; from the coding sequence ATGAACCTGCTGTCCCCCGAGGGCCTGGCGTCGGTCACGAACGTGCTCGACCTCGCCGGCGTGCTCGCGTCCGCGCTGCTCGGTGGATCGCTCGCCCGGACGATGGACTTCGACCTGTTCGGGTTCCTGGTCGTCGGGTTCGTCTCCGGCCTGGGCGGCGGCATGCTCCGCGACACCCTGCTGCAGAACGGCCCCCCGGTCGCGCTCGTCGACCCGCTCTACGTGCCGGTCGCGATCGCCGGCGCGCTCATCGCCTTCTTCGTGTCGTTCTCCGAGCTCACCTGGGACCGGCTGTTCACCGTCCTGGACGCCGCCGTGATCGGGTTCTGGTCGGTGGTCGGGGTGCAGCGGACCTTCGACGCCGGGCTCGGCTGGCCCGCCGCGATCATCATGGGGACCATCACCGCGGTCGGGGGCGGGGCCATGCGCGACCTGCTGCTCCGCCGTGTGCCCGCGGTCTTCGGCGGCAACGCGCTCTACGCCACGGTCGCGGTCGCCGCCTCGGCCGTGATGGTCGTCGCGTCGTACCTCGGCTCCCCCACCATCGGGATCATCGCGGCCATCGTGCTGTCGCTCGGCCTGCGCTACGGCGCCGTCAAGCGTGGTTGGGGGCTGCCGAACGGCCGCGACTGGCAGCCGAAGTCGACCCTCGGCGCGCTGCTCCAGCGCGGCCGCCGACTCCGCCCGGACGCCGTCCGCCTGCTCCGCCGACCCGGTCGACGGTCCGGCGTCGGGAGCGTCCGGTCGGACACCGGCAGCGTCCGGACTGACCACGAACCGCACACCGACGACTGA
- a CDS encoding TetR/AcrR family transcriptional regulator, with translation MRDDDAPTPRTPRAEVRERLLVAAAQEFAESGLHGSRLDTVAARAGFSKGAVYSNFASKQDLVAEVMQRQTNLVLASLRELVGPDLAAEDIGDVLRAAFGRHDQTAQFALLSEFRGYAMRHEAFLPEFVRQRRALQDGVLELVQEWFGAHPEVSPGMRLEDFATLLVGANVGIVFDAPALPGVDPGDVIAAVVDAVVRPR, from the coding sequence ATGCGCGACGACGACGCCCCCACACCGAGGACCCCGCGAGCCGAGGTCCGGGAGCGCCTGCTCGTCGCGGCCGCGCAGGAGTTCGCCGAGTCCGGACTGCACGGGAGCCGGCTCGACACCGTCGCCGCCCGCGCCGGGTTCAGCAAGGGGGCCGTCTACTCGAACTTCGCGTCGAAGCAGGACCTGGTCGCCGAGGTCATGCAGCGCCAGACGAACCTGGTGCTCGCGTCCCTGCGGGAGCTCGTCGGGCCGGACCTGGCGGCGGAGGACATCGGCGACGTCCTGCGCGCCGCGTTCGGGCGGCACGACCAGACCGCGCAGTTCGCCCTGCTGTCCGAGTTCCGGGGCTACGCGATGCGGCACGAGGCGTTCCTGCCCGAATTCGTGCGTCAGCGACGGGCGCTCCAGGACGGGGTGCTCGAGCTCGTGCAGGAGTGGTTCGGGGCGCACCCGGAGGTCTCGCCCGGGATGCGGCTCGAGGACTTCGCGACGCTGCTCGTCGGGGCGAACGTGGGGATCGTGTTCGACGCGCCGGCGTTGCCCGGGGTTGACCCGGGCGACGTCATCGCGGCCGTGGTGGACGCGGTGGTGCGCCCGCGCTGA
- a CDS encoding transglutaminase family protein, whose amino-acid sequence MSGTGRGAGRRDDARRPQDGGGTAVADRPDRSGWGGAADGREPATRSDAPSAWIVALAPVPVIVAALAMRPLVQGAQWWLSGVVFTAVLVAVMLVVRRRAPGVRFIALVATLVLGSCAAAVLNDLSPLGWLDRDGALGEALAAIRLNPAPLPQTDAIRLVVTVAIGWVAGVSLFLAAIAPTVALAAVPALVVLVVPGVITGQPASPVLVVLVGIAFLGLLWLSVRPVQRAFPAAVVGAIGLVVAVGLPVVVPLNASWLSGVTGALQSPIQPGRPGTLLQLGQDLRQPNELEVLQYRSADGRPEYLKLADLDEFGSGDWVPTVSDASTSDTADQQQFAVGVNPRLASRGDVTIRVTGLSSNYLPVPSGAVSVQSRSTNLDLASWRWMGDSNTIRSTGPTTQRGSTYEVYGASTSSGEYLDAIASSGLLGRADGRGFQAPSRAQLRTDLSLPDDLPKDIASTARRVAGGATTDYEQARALEQWFRSDLFTYSETAPVEQGYDGDNMRVIDTFLRVREGYCVHFASSMAVMARTLGIPSRIAVGYRANPQQTDDGEYTVTNRQLHSWPELYIRGAGWVSFEPTPDSDAAAQPSTGSSATPAPADPQTPLPAPGETAPAEASPTPTPSASAAPGAAAPGSSTGTGALGLAVGVALALVLLASPSVVRAVRRRRRLAAVRIGRSPALQAWREVLDDVADHGLAPGAAPPDDAAAAARTARAVLGRLSGRLPGTVLPHLTTVVDAVDVERFAADGAAAVDRDALLRAVLEARVALDASVSRGRVVRSRLLPPSLLPSSAWSHEGRRRRPA is encoded by the coding sequence GTGAGCGGGACGGGTCGGGGCGCCGGCCGCCGCGACGACGCTCGCCGACCGCAGGACGGTGGCGGTACCGCCGTCGCCGACCGGCCGGACCGGTCGGGCTGGGGCGGGGCTGCCGACGGCCGCGAGCCCGCCACACGGAGCGATGCCCCGAGCGCCTGGATCGTCGCGCTGGCCCCCGTCCCCGTGATCGTCGCCGCGCTCGCCATGCGGCCGCTCGTGCAGGGCGCGCAGTGGTGGCTGTCCGGTGTGGTCTTCACCGCCGTGCTCGTCGCCGTGATGTTGGTCGTCCGTCGACGGGCTCCCGGCGTCCGGTTCATCGCGCTCGTCGCGACGCTGGTCCTCGGCTCGTGCGCCGCGGCCGTGCTGAACGACCTGTCGCCGCTCGGGTGGCTCGACCGCGACGGTGCGCTCGGCGAGGCCCTGGCGGCCATCCGCCTGAACCCGGCGCCGCTCCCGCAGACCGACGCGATCCGGCTCGTCGTGACGGTCGCGATCGGCTGGGTCGCCGGGGTGTCGCTCTTCCTCGCCGCGATCGCCCCGACCGTCGCCCTCGCCGCCGTGCCGGCGCTCGTCGTGCTCGTCGTCCCGGGCGTCATCACCGGCCAGCCGGCGTCGCCCGTGCTCGTCGTCCTGGTCGGCATCGCGTTCCTCGGCCTGCTGTGGCTGTCGGTCCGGCCGGTGCAACGCGCGTTCCCGGCCGCGGTCGTCGGGGCGATCGGACTCGTCGTGGCCGTCGGGCTCCCCGTCGTCGTGCCGCTCAACGCGAGCTGGCTGTCGGGGGTGACCGGGGCACTGCAGTCGCCGATCCAGCCGGGCCGCCCGGGCACCCTGCTGCAGCTCGGCCAGGACCTGCGCCAGCCGAACGAACTCGAGGTACTGCAGTACCGCTCGGCCGACGGCCGGCCGGAGTACCTCAAGCTCGCCGACCTGGACGAGTTCGGCTCCGGGGACTGGGTCCCCACCGTCTCGGACGCCAGCACGTCGGACACCGCCGACCAGCAGCAGTTCGCGGTCGGGGTCAACCCGCGCCTGGCGAGCCGGGGCGACGTGACCATCCGGGTGACCGGACTGTCGAGCAACTACCTGCCGGTGCCCTCCGGGGCGGTGTCGGTGCAGTCCAGGTCGACGAACCTGGACCTGGCGAGCTGGCGCTGGATGGGCGACTCGAACACCATCCGGTCGACGGGGCCGACGACCCAGCGGGGCTCGACGTACGAGGTCTACGGCGCCTCGACCTCGTCGGGGGAGTACCTCGACGCGATCGCGTCCTCGGGGCTGCTCGGTCGCGCCGACGGTCGGGGGTTCCAGGCGCCGAGCCGCGCCCAGCTCCGCACCGACCTGTCGCTGCCGGACGACCTGCCGAAGGACATCGCGTCGACCGCCCGCCGCGTGGCCGGTGGTGCGACGACCGACTACGAACAGGCCCGGGCGCTCGAGCAGTGGTTCCGGAGCGACCTGTTCACGTACTCCGAGACCGCGCCCGTCGAACAGGGCTACGACGGCGACAACATGCGCGTGATCGACACGTTCCTGCGCGTCCGCGAGGGCTACTGCGTGCACTTCGCCTCGTCGATGGCGGTGATGGCCCGGACGCTCGGGATCCCCTCGCGCATCGCGGTCGGCTACCGGGCGAACCCGCAGCAGACCGACGACGGCGAGTACACGGTCACGAACCGGCAGCTGCACTCGTGGCCCGAGCTGTACATCCGCGGTGCCGGCTGGGTCTCGTTCGAGCCGACCCCGGACTCCGACGCCGCCGCGCAGCCGTCCACCGGGTCCTCGGCGACGCCCGCCCCGGCCGACCCGCAGACCCCGCTGCCCGCACCCGGCGAGACTGCCCCGGCAGAGGCATCACCGACCCCCACGCCCTCGGCGTCCGCAGCCCCCGGTGCCGCGGCGCCCGGCAGCAGTACCGGCACGGGCGCCCTCGGGCTCGCGGTCGGGGTGGCCCTCGCGCTCGTCCTGCTCGCCTCGCCCTCGGTCGTCCGGGCAGTCCGCCGCCGCCGTCGGCTCGCCGCGGTCCGCATCGGGCGGTCGCCGGCGCTGCAAGCCTGGCGTGAGGTCCTCGACGACGTCGCCGACCACGGGCTCGCACCCGGAGCGGCGCCGCCGGACGACGCCGCTGCGGCCGCACGGACCGCCCGGGCGGTGCTCGGTCGGCTCTCGGGTCGCCTGCCCGGCACGGTGCTGCCGCACCTGACCACGGTGGTCGACGCGGTCGACGTCGAGCGGTTCGCCGCCGACGGTGCGGCTGCGGTGGACCGGGACGCGCTCCTCCGTGCCGTCCTGGAGGCACGGGTCGCCCTGGACGCATCGGTGTCCCGTGGGCGGGTGGTCCGGTCGCGGCTGTTGCCGCCGAGCCTGCTGCCGTCGTCGGCCTGGTCGCACGAGGGCCGGCGGCGCCGGCCGGCGTAG